A part of Entelurus aequoreus isolate RoL-2023_Sb linkage group LG03, RoL_Eaeq_v1.1, whole genome shotgun sequence genomic DNA contains:
- the LOC133646432 gene encoding uncharacterized protein LOC133646432, whose product MRALRGKDWGADRQTLKAIYISSIRSVIDYGCIIYQSAAKTLLGKIDRIQSQALRLCCGATKSTPVAALQVEMNEKPLDMKRDQLSVVYWANLKGSKQGHPTHQVLLNCQEKEKKKMNSFGWIIGDRCNKVQIDNIKVSPTVPIPAIPPWMYENPNVNMQLLKNRNLNSYQIEQWIEETFLDNIMVYTDASKTINNKVGAAAVIPQGNIVLNKRISDKLSVFKGELVAIYMAIHWIEENKARKAVVCSDSSSALTSIKNIASETRQDLVYEIVQAVYRINKAGGVVTFLWVPAHVGVEGNELADKYAKQATTKTEVNMEIKHSKEEVKNIIKIKHNKKWQDNWNKETKGREYYKVQRRVGVMRGGNRNRKEEDIITRMRLGHAYLNSSLKLMGKYATGLCDSCQQIENVRHVLIHCRKYNREREILGNKLAKEY is encoded by the coding sequence atgagggctttgaggggtaaagactggggggctgataggcagacattgaaagcaatataCATCAGTTCAATTcgatctgttattgattatggatgcattatttatcaatctgctgcaaaaacattacttgggaaaatagacaggatccaatcacaggctttaagattatgttgtggagctactaaatcaaccccagttgcagcattacaagtagagatgaatgaaaaacctttagatatgaagagagatcaactgtcagtagtttattgggcaaacttaaaagggtccaagcaaggacatccaacccatcaagtactattaaactgccaagaaaaagagaagaaaaaaatgaatagttttgggtggataataggagacagatgtaataaagttcaaattgataatattaaagttagccctacagtaccaatccccgcaataccaccgtggatgtatgaaaacccaaatgtaaacatgcaattactaaagaatagaaatttaaatagttaccagatagaacaatggattgaggaaacgtttttagacaacatcatggtgtacacagatgcatcaaaaactataaataataaggtaggagcagcagctgttattccacaaggaaacatagtattaaataaaagaattagtgataaattatctgtttttaagggagaattggtagcaatttatatggcaattcattggatagaagaaaataaagcaagaaaagcagtcgtgtgctcggactccagcagtgcattgactagcataaaaaacatagcgtcagaaacaagacaagatttagtttatgaaatagttcaggcagtctacagaataaataaagcgggaggtgtggtaacatttctttgggttcctgctcatgtaggagttgaggggaacgaattagctgataagtacgcaaaacaagcaaccactaaaacagaagtaaacatggagattaagcacagtaaagaagaagtgaagaataTCATTAAgataaaacacaataaaaagtggcaggataattggaataaggaaacaaaaggtagagagtattacaaagtccagaggagagttggtgtaatgagaggaggcaatagaaataggaaggaagaagacattattactagaatgagattaggacatgcatatctaaatagttcattgaaattgatggggaaatatgctacaggactgtgtgattcttgccaacagatagaaaatgtaagacatgttttaatacattgtagaaaatataatagagaaagggaaatactgggaaataagttagcgaaagaatattag